One Lactobacillus sp. CBA3606 DNA segment encodes these proteins:
- the typA gene encoding translational GTPase TypA: MKFRDDIRNIAIIAHVDHGKTTLVNEMLKQSDTLDEHVQIDDRAMDTNAIEKERGITILSKNTAVRYGDKQINILDTPGHADFGGEVERIMRMVDGVLLVVDAFEGTMPQTRFVLKKALEQHLTPIVVINKIDRPGARPEEVVDEVLDLFIELGADESQLDFPVVYVSALNGTSSYESDPAKQEHTMKPIFETIIKTIPAPIDNSDESLQFQVALLDYNDYVGRVGIGRVFRGAIKVGDSVSVMKLDGSKKNFRVTKLFGFFGLQRLEINEAKAGDLVAVSGMEDINVGETVAASDNPEALPILRIDEPTLQMTFRTNNSPFAGKEGKFVTARQLELRLKSELETDVSLRVEDTDEPGAWVVSGRGELHLSILIETLRREGYELQASRPEVIYREIDGKRSEPFESVQIDTPDEYTGTIIDTLSQRKAEMKNMESTGNNQTRLTFLAPSRGLIGYSTEFLSLTRGYGIMNHTFAKYMPVITNWNPGRRNGALVSINLGKTTTYATMGVEERGTIFVDPGTDVYEGMIVGQNSRENDISVNITKGKNMTNVRSSNKDQTASIKTPTHLTLEEALEFLNSDEYCEITPDHVRLRKQILNTNMREKEAKKRKTGK, encoded by the coding sequence TTGAAATTTAGAGATGATATCCGCAACATTGCCATTATTGCCCACGTTGACCACGGTAAGACAACTTTGGTTAACGAAATGCTTAAACAATCGGATACCTTAGATGAACATGTCCAGATTGACGATCGGGCGATGGACACTAATGCCATTGAAAAGGAACGCGGTATCACGATCCTTTCAAAGAACACGGCCGTACGTTACGGCGACAAACAAATTAACATTTTGGATACCCCTGGACATGCCGATTTCGGTGGTGAAGTTGAACGAATCATGCGAATGGTTGATGGGGTACTACTTGTTGTTGATGCGTTTGAAGGGACGATGCCACAAACGCGTTTTGTGCTTAAAAAAGCCCTTGAACAACATTTGACACCAATCGTTGTGATTAATAAGATTGACCGTCCTGGTGCACGTCCTGAAGAAGTTGTTGATGAAGTTCTGGACCTATTTATTGAATTAGGCGCCGACGAATCACAATTAGACTTCCCAGTCGTTTACGTTTCAGCTTTAAACGGGACTTCAAGTTACGAATCAGATCCTGCAAAGCAAGAACATACGATGAAGCCAATCTTTGAAACCATCATCAAGACGATTCCAGCACCAATTGATAATTCAGACGAATCATTACAATTCCAAGTTGCTTTACTTGATTATAATGACTACGTTGGTCGAGTTGGGATTGGGCGGGTTTTCCGTGGCGCAATCAAGGTTGGTGACAGTGTCTCAGTCATGAAGCTTGATGGTTCTAAGAAGAACTTCCGTGTGACGAAGCTCTTTGGTTTCTTTGGCCTCCAACGGCTTGAAATCAACGAAGCTAAAGCTGGTGACTTAGTTGCCGTTTCTGGGATGGAAGATATTAACGTCGGTGAAACCGTCGCTGCTTCTGACAACCCTGAAGCTTTACCAATCTTACGGATTGACGAACCAACTTTACAGATGACTTTCCGGACCAACAACTCACCATTTGCTGGTAAAGAAGGTAAATTCGTCACTGCTCGTCAATTGGAACTTCGTTTGAAGTCTGAATTGGAAACTGATGTTTCTTTACGGGTTGAAGACACTGATGAACCCGGTGCTTGGGTTGTCTCTGGTCGTGGTGAATTGCATTTGTCAATCTTAATTGAAACGTTACGGCGTGAAGGTTATGAATTACAAGCTTCTCGTCCAGAAGTTATCTATCGTGAGATTGATGGCAAACGTAGCGAACCATTCGAATCAGTTCAGATTGATACGCCTGATGAATATACCGGGACGATTATCGATACGTTATCACAACGTAAAGCTGAAATGAAGAACATGGAAAGCACTGGTAACAACCAGACACGTTTGACATTCTTAGCCCCATCACGTGGGTTGATTGGTTATTCAACTGAATTCCTATCATTAACTCGTGGTTATGGGATTATGAACCATACGTTTGCAAAATACATGCCAGTAATTACGAACTGGAACCCTGGTCGTCGGAACGGTGCCTTAGTTTCAATTAACTTAGGTAAGACGACGACTTATGCAACCATGGGTGTTGAAGAACGTGGGACGATCTTTGTTGATCCCGGTACGGACGTCTATGAAGGAATGATTGTTGGTCAAAATAGTCGTGAAAATGATATTTCAGTTAATATCACGAAGGGTAAAAACATGACCAATGTGCGTTCATCAAATAAGGACCAAACTGCCAGCATCAAGACGCCAACTCATTTGACGCTTGAAGAAGCTTTGGAATTCTTGAACAGTGATGAATACTGTGAAATTACGCCAGACCATGTTCGTTTACGGAAACAAATTTTGAACACGAATATGCGTGAAAAAGAAGCTAAAAAACGTAAGACTGGTAAGTAA
- a CDS encoding inositol monophosphatase family protein codes for MEVAALQQLNQAVQKVMQQARSQVLVKMGTAMTVMEKTSRKDLVTNVDRSNEHFLVQALQQLDPGAQILGEEGSGDHVTTLAGHVWIVDPIDGTMNFVHQRNHFAIMAGLYIDGQPTLGYIYDVMAAKLYAGGPAIGVTLNGTALAAPLDLALSAGLFGASAPLLIHNRYQMQTIAATSLGPRIIGSAGIQISQVLAGELVGYLSYLRPWDFAAGRVLAETLGLSVTQVDGTPVNMLSSGAVLIATKSAQRAILAIVK; via the coding sequence ATGGAAGTAGCAGCCTTACAGCAACTTAATCAGGCCGTCCAAAAGGTGATGCAGCAAGCACGCTCACAGGTATTAGTTAAGATGGGGACTGCCATGACGGTCATGGAAAAAACGAGTCGTAAAGATTTAGTGACCAACGTTGATCGTAGCAACGAGCATTTTTTAGTGCAAGCGTTACAGCAACTAGATCCCGGTGCCCAAATTTTGGGCGAGGAAGGGTCTGGTGACCATGTGACCACGTTAGCGGGGCATGTTTGGATTGTAGATCCCATTGACGGCACCATGAATTTTGTGCATCAACGTAATCATTTTGCCATCATGGCTGGTTTGTATATTGATGGTCAACCCACACTGGGCTATATCTATGATGTGATGGCAGCTAAATTGTATGCCGGTGGGCCAGCGATTGGGGTAACCTTAAATGGCACTGCACTTGCAGCACCGCTGGATTTAGCGTTGTCAGCGGGATTATTTGGTGCAAGTGCGCCGTTACTGATTCATAACCGCTATCAGATGCAGACGATTGCGGCGACTAGCTTAGGTCCACGCATCATTGGCAGTGCCGGTATTCAAATCAGTCAAGTTTTAGCTGGGGAGCTGGTCGGCTACCTGTCATATCTACGACCGTGGGACTTTGCGGCTGGTCGGGTTCTCGCTGAGACCCTCGGTTTGAGCGTGACCCAAGTTGACGGCACGCCTGTAAATATGTTATCATCTGGTGCTGTACTAATAGCGACTAAAAGTGCGCAACGTGCTATTTTGGCAATTGTCAAGTAA
- a CDS encoding UPF0223 family protein, translating into MTARHENYQYPLNEMWSTAEIITVTTFYRQIEAANEATVVTAELLAAYQAFKTVVPAKSEEKQLSREFEAVAGLNIYRTMQAAQATNTRRFKYRI; encoded by the coding sequence ATGACGGCTAGACATGAAAATTATCAATATCCATTGAATGAAATGTGGTCGACCGCTGAAATTATTACAGTGACGACTTTTTATCGACAAATTGAGGCGGCAAATGAAGCTACCGTTGTCACGGCGGAACTATTAGCCGCGTATCAAGCGTTTAAAACGGTGGTACCTGCTAAGTCGGAAGAAAAACAATTATCCCGGGAATTTGAAGCGGTCGCTGGGTTAAACATTTATCGGACGATGCAAGCGGCTCAAGCAACGAATACCCGCCGTTTTAAGTATCGAATCTAG
- a CDS encoding lactate dehydrogenase has translation MNNTVIIRGLFEFVQQLILIAIAKDLPVNLIVATDADDASRYQALIMASLACRKFSLLAQAKPDYSQADSLIIGNLAPLATDSGPEADLQQTLPLFRTFVNLAMAGGFNGKLVLAGSNDAVLSVLAARFSGVDHQRVLGLGTLSQSRLLEQLLRDQLNVGQHDVHAFVVGTAQAPLIAWSRSYIGAAPVLTYVANQDTNFSAEVMGTALDQIDNAAVVTNQTLNVLALTQVLRAFYDQAPFIGTVTNVQSDSAEQLVGLASPVLVSANGIKRLADMVLSDEEQKEYAEIASQIRRDLDRVEAGEFEQNDG, from the coding sequence ATGAACAATACAGTTATTATTCGTGGATTATTCGAATTTGTACAACAACTCATATTAATTGCAATTGCTAAAGATTTACCAGTAAATTTAATCGTTGCCACCGATGCGGATGACGCATCGCGGTATCAAGCTTTGATTATGGCCAGTCTGGCTTGTCGGAAATTTTCGTTATTGGCACAAGCAAAACCCGATTATTCGCAAGCCGATAGCTTAATTATCGGCAATTTGGCGCCGTTAGCAACCGACAGCGGGCCTGAGGCTGACTTACAACAAACATTACCGTTATTTCGGACGTTTGTTAATCTCGCGATGGCGGGTGGGTTTAACGGTAAGTTAGTTTTAGCTGGCAGTAATGATGCGGTGCTAAGTGTGCTGGCGGCCCGTTTTAGCGGTGTAGATCATCAACGCGTACTGGGATTAGGGACCTTGTCGCAGAGCCGATTGTTAGAACAATTATTACGTGATCAATTAAACGTGGGTCAACATGATGTGCATGCATTTGTTGTCGGTACGGCCCAGGCCCCATTGATTGCGTGGAGTCGCTCATACATTGGCGCTGCGCCAGTTCTAACCTATGTGGCTAATCAGGATACGAACTTTAGTGCGGAAGTGATGGGCACGGCGTTGGATCAGATTGATAATGCGGCTGTTGTTACCAATCAAACGTTGAATGTGTTAGCATTAACGCAAGTCTTACGGGCATTTTATGACCAAGCCCCATTTATTGGGACTGTAACTAATGTTCAAAGCGATAGCGCTGAACAATTGGTCGGGCTCGCGTCACCAGTGCTGGTGAGTGCCAATGGCATTAAACGCTTGGCTGACATGGTATTGTCGGATGAGGAACAAAAAGAATATGCTGAAATTGCGAGCCAAATCCGGCGTGACTTGGATCGGGTTGAAGCAGGGGAGTTTGAACAAAATGACGGCTAG
- the lpdA gene encoding dihydrolipoyl dehydrogenase: MVVGDFAEERDTMIIGAGPGGYVAAIRAAELGQKVTVIEKEYIGGVCLNVGCIPSKALISAGHRLQEVKDSQIFGIKNIQAPVLDFKTTQDWKDHQVVDRLTGGVAMLLKKHKVEIVRGEAYMHDNHTLRVMNGDHTGQTYKFKHLIIATGSRPVEIPGFKFNGRVVDSTGGLNLPVVPKELVVIGGGYIGSELAGAYANLGAHVTILEGTPQILPNFEKDMVKLVLNSFKAKGVDVVTNAMAKNSEQDDSGVTVTYEVDGKAQTVRADYVMVTVGRRPNTDDMGLEYTDVKLTDRGLITVDEQGQTTAKDIYAIGDIVAGPALAHKAFAEGKVAAGAISDKKTANDYVSVPAVCFTDPELATVGMTKAEAEKAGLSVTTSKFPFAGNGRAISLNTTEGFFRLVTTKDEGTIVGAQIAGPGASDLISELSVAVNGGMNAEDLALTIHPHPTLGEVVQEAADVAMGYPTHI; encoded by the coding sequence ATGGTTGTAGGAGATTTTGCTGAAGAACGCGATACAATGATCATCGGTGCCGGCCCTGGGGGCTATGTCGCCGCAATTCGGGCCGCTGAACTCGGTCAAAAAGTCACCGTAATCGAAAAAGAATATATCGGTGGGGTTTGTTTGAACGTGGGTTGTATTCCATCAAAAGCGTTAATTAGCGCTGGTCATCGGCTGCAAGAGGTTAAAGATAGTCAAATCTTTGGTATTAAGAATATTCAAGCGCCTGTTTTGGATTTCAAAACGACTCAGGATTGGAAAGACCATCAAGTAGTCGACCGGCTAACTGGCGGGGTGGCAATGTTACTCAAAAAGCATAAGGTTGAAATTGTCCGTGGGGAAGCCTACATGCATGATAACCATACTTTGCGAGTTATGAATGGTGATCATACGGGTCAAACGTACAAATTCAAACATTTAATCATTGCGACGGGGTCACGCCCAGTTGAAATCCCAGGCTTTAAGTTTAATGGTCGTGTCGTGGATTCAACCGGTGGCTTGAACTTGCCAGTAGTGCCTAAAGAGTTAGTTGTAATTGGTGGCGGTTACATCGGTTCAGAATTAGCAGGGGCCTATGCAAACTTAGGCGCTCACGTGACGATTCTGGAAGGAACGCCTCAAATCTTACCTAACTTTGAAAAAGACATGGTTAAGCTAGTTTTGAATAGCTTTAAAGCTAAAGGCGTTGATGTTGTGACTAATGCCATGGCTAAAAATTCGGAACAGGATGACTCAGGTGTGACCGTCACTTATGAAGTTGATGGCAAGGCCCAAACGGTTCGCGCTGACTATGTAATGGTTACTGTTGGTCGGCGGCCGAATACGGATGACATGGGCTTAGAATATACCGATGTTAAATTAACGGATCGTGGTTTGATTACTGTTGATGAACAAGGCCAAACAACCGCTAAAGATATTTATGCAATTGGTGATATCGTTGCTGGTCCAGCTTTAGCGCATAAAGCGTTCGCTGAAGGTAAGGTTGCCGCAGGTGCTATCAGTGATAAAAAGACGGCAAACGACTATGTTTCCGTGCCAGCGGTTTGCTTCACCGACCCAGAACTTGCAACGGTCGGTATGACTAAGGCCGAAGCTGAAAAAGCTGGTTTGAGTGTGACAACTTCGAAATTCCCATTTGCTGGAAACGGCCGGGCCATTTCGTTGAACACCACAGAAGGGTTCTTCCGCTTAGTGACAACTAAGGATGAAGGCACGATTGTGGGCGCCCAAATTGCTGGCCCTGGCGCTAGTGATTTGATTTCTGAATTGAGTGTCGCCGTTAATGGTGGGATGAATGCAGAAGACTTAGCTTTGACGATTCATCCACATCCAACTTTGGGTGAAGTGGTTCAAGAAGCCGCTGATGTTGCGATGGGTTACCCAACGCATATTTAA
- a CDS encoding 2-oxo acid dehydrogenase subunit E2 — protein sequence MAYEFKLPELGEGLEEGEIASWLVKPGDQVKEDDSLVEIQNDKSVEELPSPVNGTIVKILIPEGETAKIGDVIVEIDDGSGTNAEPAAAPAGNATATTPAPTPAATEPAKAAPATAPVVPADPNRRILAMPSVRQYARDKGVEITAVTASGAHGQITKQDIDNYTGALAATGAPTPAAAQAAPAPTAAPEPVKPYVSDTPELETREKMTPIRKAISKAMVNSKHTAPHVTLFDEVEVSELMAHRKKYKTLAADRDIHLTFLPYIVKALVAVLQQFPEFNASIDDANKEIVYKHYYNIGVATDTDRGLLVPNIKHAEGKGLFAIAKEITDNTQKAYDGKLKSQEMSGASITISNIGSIGGGWFTPVINQPEVAILGVGRIGKEPYVNDDGEIVVGKMQKLSLSFDHRLIDGATAQKAMNLLKQLLHDPELLLMEG from the coding sequence ATGGCTTACGAGTTTAAACTACCAGAGCTTGGTGAAGGACTTGAGGAAGGCGAAATTGCATCATGGCTCGTTAAACCTGGCGATCAAGTCAAGGAAGACGATTCTCTAGTTGAAATTCAAAATGATAAATCTGTTGAAGAATTACCATCACCAGTTAATGGGACGATTGTCAAAATTTTAATCCCTGAAGGTGAAACCGCTAAAATCGGTGACGTAATTGTTGAAATTGATGATGGTTCTGGGACTAATGCTGAACCAGCTGCAGCACCGGCTGGAAATGCAACCGCTACCACACCCGCACCAACACCAGCGGCGACTGAACCAGCGAAAGCTGCTCCAGCTACGGCGCCAGTTGTTCCTGCTGATCCTAATCGACGGATTTTGGCAATGCCATCTGTCCGGCAATATGCCCGTGATAAAGGGGTTGAAATTACCGCTGTGACTGCCAGTGGGGCCCATGGTCAAATTACCAAACAAGATATTGATAATTATACCGGTGCCCTCGCCGCAACCGGCGCACCAACGCCAGCTGCAGCGCAAGCAGCACCCGCACCAACGGCGGCGCCAGAACCAGTGAAACCTTATGTGTCTGACACCCCCGAATTAGAAACCCGTGAAAAGATGACCCCAATTCGGAAGGCAATCTCTAAGGCCATGGTCAACAGTAAGCATACTGCGCCACATGTGACTTTGTTTGATGAAGTTGAGGTTAGCGAATTAATGGCTCATCGGAAGAAGTACAAGACCTTAGCCGCAGATCGCGATATTCATTTAACGTTCTTGCCATACATTGTCAAAGCTTTAGTGGCAGTCTTGCAACAGTTCCCAGAATTCAATGCGTCAATTGATGATGCGAATAAAGAAATTGTTTACAAGCACTATTACAATATTGGCGTAGCGACGGATACCGATCGTGGATTGCTAGTACCAAATATTAAGCATGCTGAAGGTAAAGGGTTATTTGCCATTGCCAAGGAAATTACTGACAATACGCAAAAAGCCTACGACGGCAAGCTAAAGTCACAAGAAATGAGTGGGGCTTCAATTACCATCAGTAACATTGGGTCAATCGGTGGTGGTTGGTTTACCCCAGTTATTAACCAGCCAGAAGTTGCAATTCTTGGGGTTGGACGGATTGGTAAAGAACCCTATGTCAACGATGATGGCGAAATTGTCGTTGGTAAGATGCAAAAATTGTCCTTAAGTTTTGACCATCGACTAATTGATGGTGCAACGGCGCAAAAAGCCATGAACTTATTGAAACAATTGTTGCATGATCCAGAATTACTTTTGATGGAAGGATGA
- a CDS encoding alpha-ketoacid dehydrogenase subunit beta gives MSKKTYIQAITDALRLELGSDEKTLLFGEDVGKNGGVFRATDGLQAEFGEDRVFDTPLAESGIGGLSIGLALEGFRPIPEIQFLGFIFETLDSIAGQMSRERFRTGGTRHMPITIRSPYGGGTHTPEMHADSLEGYLAQIPGLRVVTPSNPYDAKGLLIASIRNNDPVFFLENLKLYRSMKADIPDEAYTVPLDKANVVREGTDISLIAYSAQVNQSLKVAEKLEKEGISVEVVDLRTLSPLDETTILKSVEKTGRAVAIQEAQRQAGIAANVASLIAEKGALYLSAPVGRVYAPDTVYPFGLAEDDWLPAEDDIEAKTREILNY, from the coding sequence ATGTCAAAGAAAACGTATATTCAAGCGATTACTGATGCACTTCGATTAGAGTTAGGGTCTGACGAAAAAACCTTACTTTTTGGTGAAGATGTTGGTAAAAACGGCGGGGTTTTCCGAGCAACCGATGGCCTCCAAGCTGAATTTGGTGAAGACCGAGTTTTCGATACTCCTTTAGCTGAATCCGGAATCGGTGGTCTTTCAATCGGATTAGCCCTAGAAGGATTCCGTCCAATTCCAGAAATTCAATTCTTAGGTTTCATCTTTGAAACGTTGGATTCAATTGCCGGTCAAATGTCACGTGAACGTTTCCGGACCGGTGGCACGCGTCATATGCCAATTACGATTCGGTCACCTTATGGTGGTGGGACTCATACCCCTGAAATGCATGCTGATTCCTTAGAAGGTTATTTAGCACAAATTCCAGGTCTCCGAGTAGTGACACCATCTAATCCCTACGATGCTAAAGGCTTATTAATTGCCTCAATTCGTAATAATGATCCAGTTTTCTTCCTTGAAAACTTGAAACTATATCGTTCGATGAAGGCGGATATTCCAGACGAAGCCTATACGGTACCGTTGGATAAAGCCAACGTGGTTCGAGAAGGTACTGATATTTCGCTAATTGCTTACAGTGCCCAAGTAAATCAGTCACTCAAAGTTGCTGAGAAACTTGAAAAAGAAGGTATTTCGGTTGAAGTGGTCGATTTGAGAACCTTATCTCCATTAGACGAAACCACCATCTTGAAGTCTGTTGAGAAAACCGGGCGGGCTGTTGCGATTCAAGAAGCACAACGGCAAGCTGGGATTGCGGCTAATGTGGCCTCATTGATTGCTGAAAAGGGTGCGCTTTATTTAAGTGCTCCTGTTGGCCGTGTTTACGCACCTGATACGGTTTATCCATTTGGATTAGCCGAAGATGACTGGCTACCAGCTGAAGACGACATTGAAGCAAAAACCCGTGAAATTTTAAACTATTAA
- the pdhA gene encoding pyruvate dehydrogenase (acetyl-transferring) E1 component subunit alpha — protein MDNEKPIVDFSAIRDALGKDFKPVQVMDGQAKVIKPEIIAKYSNDELVDFLKLMIWERTLHQRSNALTRQGRLGFYAPTEGQEASEMGTNSAMKSTDVLMPAYRDIPQLIQHGLPVYKAFLWSRGHVLGNEYPAELHAMPPQIIIGAQYIQAAGVALGIKKNGTEDKVAYTYTGDGGTSQGDFYEGMNFAGAFQAPAVFIVQNNGYAISVPRRKQTAARTLAQKAVAAGIPSVQVDGMDFLAVHEVTKAAREYAAAGNGPVMIETLTYRFGPHTNAGDDPKRYRTHEEEQPWFDNDPLIRYRKYLTDQGVWSEDLENDYVEQVKTDIKAAVKQADDAPKQKMTEFLENVFEEQPQNIQQQITEYQAKESK, from the coding sequence ATGGACAACGAAAAACCAATTGTCGATTTTAGCGCGATCCGGGATGCACTTGGAAAAGACTTTAAGCCAGTCCAAGTGATGGATGGACAAGCTAAAGTGATTAAACCAGAAATTATTGCTAAATATTCAAATGATGAATTAGTTGATTTCTTAAAACTAATGATTTGGGAACGGACTTTACACCAACGTTCCAATGCGTTAACTCGGCAAGGTCGGTTAGGCTTTTATGCCCCAACTGAAGGCCAAGAAGCCAGTGAGATGGGGACTAACTCGGCCATGAAGTCGACGGACGTATTAATGCCGGCTTACCGAGATATTCCACAATTGATTCAACATGGGTTACCTGTATATAAGGCGTTCCTCTGGTCAAGAGGACATGTCTTAGGTAATGAATATCCAGCTGAATTGCATGCGATGCCACCACAAATTATTATTGGGGCGCAATATATTCAAGCTGCGGGGGTCGCTTTAGGGATTAAAAAGAACGGCACCGAAGATAAAGTTGCGTATACTTACACCGGTGATGGTGGGACGTCGCAAGGGGACTTCTATGAAGGGATGAACTTTGCAGGCGCATTCCAAGCCCCAGCTGTCTTCATTGTGCAAAACAATGGTTACGCCATTTCAGTTCCACGACGGAAGCAAACGGCTGCGCGAACGTTGGCACAAAAAGCAGTTGCTGCTGGGATCCCAAGTGTTCAAGTTGATGGGATGGACTTCTTAGCTGTCCATGAAGTGACTAAGGCTGCCCGCGAATATGCGGCAGCTGGCAATGGTCCAGTCATGATTGAAACCTTAACTTATCGCTTTGGCCCACATACAAATGCCGGTGATGATCCGAAACGTTATCGGACGCATGAAGAAGAACAACCATGGTTTGACAATGATCCGTTAATTCGTTATCGCAAATACTTAACGGACCAAGGCGTTTGGTCAGAAGATTTGGAAAACGACTATGTTGAACAAGTTAAAACTGATATTAAAGCCGCTGTTAAACAAGCGGATGATGCACCTAAGCAAAAAATGACCGAATTCTTGGAAAATGTTTTTGAAGAACAACCACAAAACATTCAACAACAAATTACGGAATATCAAGCAAAGGAGTCGAAGTAA
- the def gene encoding peptide deformylase gives MIKMKDIIREGNDTLRVEAQPVKFPLSTTDQKLATDMMAYLENSQDPELAKKYGLRAGVGLAAPQVDVSEQMAAVLVPGENDGDEPVFKDVIINPVIISHSVQPGALTEGEGCLSVDRDVSGYVVRHDRITLRYYNMAGEQKKLRLKNYPAIVCQHEIDHLHGILFYDHIDTKNPFGADDDLVLIS, from the coding sequence TTGATTAAAATGAAAGATATCATTCGTGAAGGTAATGATACGCTACGGGTAGAGGCCCAACCGGTCAAATTTCCACTAAGTACAACTGACCAGAAGTTGGCCACTGATATGATGGCTTACTTAGAAAATAGTCAAGATCCAGAATTGGCTAAAAAATATGGGTTACGCGCTGGCGTTGGGCTAGCCGCACCTCAAGTCGACGTTTCTGAACAAATGGCCGCCGTCCTAGTTCCTGGGGAAAATGATGGTGATGAACCCGTCTTTAAAGATGTCATCATTAATCCCGTAATTATTAGTCACTCCGTTCAACCAGGCGCTTTGACAGAGGGCGAAGGTTGCCTTTCTGTTGATCGCGATGTCTCCGGTTACGTTGTTCGGCATGATCGCATCACCCTACGGTACTATAATATGGCCGGCGAACAAAAAAAGCTGCGCCTAAAGAATTATCCTGCGATTGTTTGCCAACACGAAATTGATCATTTGCATGGTATTTTATTTTATGATCACATTGATACTAAGAACCCCTTTGGTGCCGATGACGATCTCGTCTTAATCTCATAA
- a CDS encoding DNA-directed RNA polymerase subunit epsilon, protein MIYKIYYQENQKRNPQRETTQSLYLEADTEVAARVLVEDNTTYNIEFIEPLEGNFLDYEQENPEYQLTEFNK, encoded by the coding sequence ATGATTTACAAAATTTATTACCAAGAAAACCAAAAACGGAATCCTCAACGCGAAACCACGCAATCACTTTATCTGGAAGCGGATACTGAAGTTGCAGCTCGTGTTTTGGTCGAAGACAACACAACGTACAATATTGAGTTTATCGAACCGTTAGAAGGTAACTTCTTGGATTACGAACAAGAAAATCCAGAGTATCAACTAACGGAGTTTAATAAATGA